DNA from Marinagarivorans cellulosilyticus:
AACGCGGTCTTGAAGTTTATTAAGTTCTTCGACGAGTTCGGCAGGGATGATGTCGGGGCGGGTAGATAGCAGTTGGCCAAATTTAATAAAAATAGGGCCTAGCTCTTCGCAGGCAAGCCTTAAGCGCTCGCCGGGCGTTAACTGTTTGGCTTTACTCCATTTAAACGGCAGCAGTGCAAGCTTTAGTTGCGTGTGCTGCATATTGGTAGGGAGCAATTCATCTAGGCGGTAGTGGGCGATAACGCGGGCTATTTTTATAAAACGCTGAAAGGATTGCATTTTTTTCATGGCTGGCTACTGCGTTAAGGCGTTTATTATTAAGTTTACTCTGGCTTGCAAGCGTTCAACATCATCGTGTAAGTCGTCCACTTCATTGTTAAATGCATTCAATTCTGGCGAGGAAGGAATAGCTTGCAGTTCTTCGGTGAGTAGCGTGTTGATAAAGTGCGGTGCGCGTTGCTGCAGGCGGGAGAAGTAGGCGCCTTTATAGCGTATTAGTTGGGCAAGGCTGTGGCCGGCGACATCGCCGAGGTGTTGGCAAATAATGCCCTCCCAATCGATATCCAGCTGTTTGGTGATATCTAATAGCTCCATTAAAAAGCCTGTTTGGCCATTTAAGGTTAGCTCGCTACCAGCTAGCGATGTTTTGGGGCCACTCATTAACTGTATTAAGCCGCTGCATTTGCCGCTAAGGGTGCAGTCTGCGTTTTCTTCGGCTATGGGGCTTACGGTAATTGTGGTCTCGTAAAAATGAATAGACAGCGTCACATTTGGCTGGGTAAGCAGTAAGCACACGCACCGCCCGGCTTGCTGGGCTAACCGTTGCTGGGTGGCGGGGTCGTGTTGCAATGCTTTATTGATGGCGGCTTCCAGTGCTTGGCACAGCGCCGTTGCCGTTGTGGGGTGTGTATTCATTTATGCTTTAAAGCCTTTGTGTAGGGCCACAACACCGCCTGTCATATTGGTGAAGCTGGTATTCACAAAACCTGCTGTTTCCATCATACCTTTTAGGGTTTCTTGATCTGGGTGTTTGCGAATACTTTCGGCTAAATAGCGGTAGCTTTCGGCATCGTTGGCAATCACTTTACCCATAAGCGGTAAAAGTTTAAAAGAGTATTGGTCGTACAGTGTTTCTAGCGCTTGCGACTGGGGCTTTGAAAATTCAAGAACCAGTAATCGGCCGCCTGGCTTTAAAACCCGCAGCATAGATTGCAAGGCGATGTCTTTATCGGTGACGTTGCGCAGGCCAAAGGCAATCGTAATGCAGTCGAAGCTGTTGTCTTCGAAGGGTAAAAATTGCGCATCGGCTTGGGTGTAGGTAATGTTGTGCGCGATGCCGCTGTTCAGCAATTTATCGCGCCCTACATTTAGCATTGAGCTGTTGATATCGGCCAGTACTACATGGCCTGTGGGGCCAACGCGCTGGGAAAACTGCTTAGTGAGATCACCAGTGCCGCCGGCAATATCCAGTATTTGTTGGCCCGTACGCGGTGCGGCGGCTTCAATGGTGAAGCGTTTCCACAGGCGGTGAACGCCACCGGACATCAAGTCGTTCATGATGTCGTATTTGGCGGCAACGGAGTGGAATACGCCGGCTACGCGCTCGGCTTTCTCACCGGCTTTGACATTTTCAAAGCCAAAGTGCGTAATGCTGTCTTTATCCATGGGAGCTCCTCAATCTGAGCGGGCATTGTACAGGCTTATTCAGTGGGTGGTCGATTCGAGCGTAATGCATAAACAGAGAAAAAAGGCAGATAACCGTTATTGTGTGGCCATAGGGTGCCAAGGTGCCGTTTTGTGTGTGCAATTTATACGCAAGTGGTTGGCAGGCTCGATCATTGTGGCGGCAGGTAGTTTCGCCTCTTCAGCGCTGGCTTGCACCGTGGCGGTGAATTCGCCGCTCGAAAAACTCTATTGCGATGTGGTTGCTCAAGGCGAGGGTGCAGGCCTGCCGAGCTTTGATGATTTTAGGCGCAACCCGCCGGCTACCCAGCGGTTGTTGCTTAAGCGGCCAGCAAAGCGAGCAGGCTTAAACTTGCCTGCAGCGGCTAAGGCCGTGGCGCCTAAGCCAAAATCAAGCGCTAAAGCAACCGCCAAAAGGCCAGCAGCCAAGGCGCCGGCCTCTTCGGCTAATAAGCCTAGTGTGCCTTCAAATTTAAAGGGCTGCACAATTTCCGCAGGTGCTATTCAATGTGGCAATGCGTATTATCGTTTGTTGGATAACCGTGGCAATCAATCGCTTAGCCCTACGGCTTTGGCGGCATCAAACACCTTGGTATTTCCAGCTGTCCCTAATTACAGTTCTAATCTGGAATTACACAATTATTTACAGCACGCTTATAGCCTCTATTTAACTAAAATGCATACCATTGGTTTGGCCGGTACGACTTTGTCTTACAGTAAATTTTATTATATTTTTGACGAAGCACAGCAACAGCAGCAAGACTTTGTAAAGCGATTTGGTGTGATGTACGACTACCTGAAAAAAGACAAAAGCGCGATGGCGGTGGCAAAGCAGCACCGAGGAAAAAAAGCCCCGCCTTTATCGGCTTGCCAGGTTATTGGCAATAACTTTATTACTTGCGATGCGCGCGGCAGTAACTGGGTTTACGCTCGTTAGTTCGCACTATAATCGGGCCTGCATTACTGGTATGTGCTCTTTTTGTAATTACGCCTGAAACTAGGATTAATTGAATGCCGGAAGTTGTTGTATTAGCTATTGCGCTGAGTATGGATGCCTTTGCGGTATCGCTAGGCTTGGGTGCAAAGCATGTGAGTAAAACGAAGTTTTTAGCTTTGTTAGCAGCCGTTTATTTTGGTGTTTTTCAAGGCGTTATGCCATTAGTGGGGTATTTAGGGGGGAGGGGAGTACTCGGCTGGGTTGAGGGTTATGCCGCATGGATTGCGTTTGGTTTGTTGTTTGTTATCGGCAGCAAGATGATTTATGAAGCCTTTGCCGAAAGCGCCGAAGAAGACATTACCCAAATAACCCACAAAGTGATGCTGGTATTGGCGATAGCGACAAGCATCGATGCCATGGCGGCAGGTTTTAGCTTGACATTAATGGCGGTAGATCCCTTTTTGTCTTGTGCCATTATAGGCTTAACGACTTTTTTATTCAGTTGGGTTGGCGTTTATGTTGGGGCTAAAAGCGGCGTGTGGTTAGAGCGTAAAGCTGCGCTATTGGGCGGAATCACCCTTATTTTAATAGGGTTTAAAATACTGATATTTTAACGGCTTGTTTAAGTGGTAAAACTTTTTACTGATAATGATTGGAGATGGGCATGAGTGTAAACCTTTGGTTTTTTTTGAGTATTTGCGTTATTTTTTGCTTGAGCTTTACAGGTTTTGTTATTTACCTTAGCTATAAAAAGGATATGAAACAGCTAGAAATAGAAGCCCTAAAGTGCCAAAACCAAAAAACACCGGCGGAATAATTGCAGGCGTTGACTAACGCCGCAAAAGAGGGATGGCTTTAGCTGCAGCATTGGTGCGGTTGTCCACCTCTAATTTTTTAAACACTTGCTCCAAGTGCTTGTTAATAGTGCGTGGGCTAATACCCAAAATGTGTCCCATTTCTCGATTGGTTTTGCCGCGTGCAATCCAAATAA
Protein-coding regions in this window:
- a CDS encoding ubiquinone biosynthesis accessory factor UbiJ codes for the protein MNTHPTTATALCQALEAAINKALQHDPATQQRLAQQAGRCVCLLLTQPNVTLSIHFYETTITVSPIAEENADCTLSGKCSGLIQLMSGPKTSLAGSELTLNGQTGFLMELLDITKQLDIDWEGIICQHLGDVAGHSLAQLIRYKGAYFSRLQQRAPHFINTLLTEELQAIPSSPELNAFNNEVDDLHDDVERLQARVNLIINALTQ
- the ubiE gene encoding bifunctional demethylmenaquinone methyltransferase/2-methoxy-6-polyprenyl-1,4-benzoquinol methylase UbiE, with translation MDKDSITHFGFENVKAGEKAERVAGVFHSVAAKYDIMNDLMSGGVHRLWKRFTIEAAAPRTGQQILDIAGGTGDLTKQFSQRVGPTGHVVLADINSSMLNVGRDKLLNSGIAHNITYTQADAQFLPFEDNSFDCITIAFGLRNVTDKDIALQSMLRVLKPGGRLLVLEFSKPQSQALETLYDQYSFKLLPLMGKVIANDAESYRYLAESIRKHPDQETLKGMMETAGFVNTSFTNMTGGVVALHKGFKA
- a CDS encoding manganese efflux pump MntP family protein, whose translation is MPEVVVLAIALSMDAFAVSLGLGAKHVSKTKFLALLAAVYFGVFQGVMPLVGYLGGRGVLGWVEGYAAWIAFGLLFVIGSKMIYEAFAESAEEDITQITHKVMLVLAIATSIDAMAAGFSLTLMAVDPFLSCAIIGLTTFLFSWVGVYVGAKSGVWLERKAALLGGITLILIGFKILIF